The Catharus ustulatus isolate bCatUst1 chromosome 13, bCatUst1.pri.v2, whole genome shotgun sequence genome includes a window with the following:
- the FAM3D gene encoding protein FAM3D isoform X2, translating into MTSSLLQVVTCDCQSFPAVLSLPTTMRVSGVIRFTVLLLTLLSTWFILQTYFQHSWKAISLRSWLGATNKPSSEKLLRHKCGNQKSCPQDYFAFKIISGAANVVGPSMCFEDLILMSNVKNNIGRGLNIALVNGTNGELLKTDAFDMYSGDITKLQTFLQEIKHGTLVLVASYDDPATKMNDKVRAHFTELGSSVVGKLGFRDNWVFLGAKGLMSKSPFEKHIKNDKETNKYDGWPELLEMEGCAPRKMD; encoded by the exons ATGACGTCTTCACTATTGCAAGT GGTGACCTGTGACTGTCAGtccttcccagctgtgctctctcTGCCCACCACCATGCGGGTATCAG GTGTGATCCGCTTCACggtgctgctcctcaccctgctgaGCACCTGGTTCATCCTGCAGACGTacttccagcacagctggaaagcCATCAGCCTGCGGAGCTGGCTCG GTGCCACGAACAAGCCCAGCA GTGAGAAGCTGCTCCGGCACAAGTGTGGGAACCAGAAGAGCTGCCCCCAGGATTATTTTGCCTTCAAGATCATCAGCGGTGCTGCAAATGTGGTGGGACCCTCGATGTGCTTTGAAGACTTGAT CCTCATGAGCAACGTGAAAAACAACATTGGCAGAGGCCTGAACATTGCACTGGTAAATG GAACAAATGGGGAGCTCCTGAAAACCGATGCCTTCGACATGTACTCTGGAG ACATTACCAAGCTGCAGACCTTCCTCCAAGAGATCAAGCATGGCACCCTTGTGCTGGTAGCAAGCTATGATGATCCTGCCACAAA GATGAATGACAAAGTACGGGCACACTTCAcggagctgggcagcagcgtggtgGGCAAGCTGGGCTTCCGAGACAACTGGGTCTTCCTGGGAGCAAAAGGGCTGATGAGCAAGAGCCCCTTTGAAAAG cacatcAAAAATGATAAAGAGACAAATAAATACGACGGCTGGCCTGAGCTGTTGGAGATGGAGGGCTGTGCCCCCAGGAAGATGGACTAG
- the FAM3D gene encoding protein FAM3D isoform X3 yields the protein MRVSGVIRFTVLLLTLLSTWFILQTYFQHSWKAISLRSWLGATNKPSSEKLLRHKCGNQKSCPQDYFAFKIISGAANVVGPSMCFEDLILMSNVKNNIGRGLNIALVNGTNGELLKTDAFDMYSGDITKLQTFLQEIKHGTLVLVASYDDPATKMNDKVRAHFTELGSSVVGKLGFRDNWVFLGAKGLMSKSPFEKHIKNDKETNKYDGWPELLEMEGCAPRKMD from the exons ATGCGGGTATCAG GTGTGATCCGCTTCACggtgctgctcctcaccctgctgaGCACCTGGTTCATCCTGCAGACGTacttccagcacagctggaaagcCATCAGCCTGCGGAGCTGGCTCG GTGCCACGAACAAGCCCAGCA GTGAGAAGCTGCTCCGGCACAAGTGTGGGAACCAGAAGAGCTGCCCCCAGGATTATTTTGCCTTCAAGATCATCAGCGGTGCTGCAAATGTGGTGGGACCCTCGATGTGCTTTGAAGACTTGAT CCTCATGAGCAACGTGAAAAACAACATTGGCAGAGGCCTGAACATTGCACTGGTAAATG GAACAAATGGGGAGCTCCTGAAAACCGATGCCTTCGACATGTACTCTGGAG ACATTACCAAGCTGCAGACCTTCCTCCAAGAGATCAAGCATGGCACCCTTGTGCTGGTAGCAAGCTATGATGATCCTGCCACAAA GATGAATGACAAAGTACGGGCACACTTCAcggagctgggcagcagcgtggtgGGCAAGCTGGGCTTCCGAGACAACTGGGTCTTCCTGGGAGCAAAAGGGCTGATGAGCAAGAGCCCCTTTGAAAAG cacatcAAAAATGATAAAGAGACAAATAAATACGACGGCTGGCCTGAGCTGTTGGAGATGGAGGGCTGTGCCCCCAGGAAGATGGACTAG
- the FAM3D gene encoding protein FAM3D isoform X1: MGRLWAEKPQGSCLGHQLQMLPAHTLCHTWSSTWPWHHKPQSTAGPSRRTSLFHARSWSKCCPLVPHCTPGPAPAQPLGDTASVSPWEQSHGFQLHSSLAGEKLLRHKCGNQKSCPQDYFAFKIISGAANVVGPSMCFEDLILMSNVKNNIGRGLNIALVNGTNGELLKTDAFDMYSGDITKLQTFLQEIKHGTLVLVASYDDPATKMNDKVRAHFTELGSSVVGKLGFRDNWVFLGAKGLMSKSPFEKHIKNDKETNKYDGWPELLEMEGCAPRKMD; the protein is encoded by the exons ATGGGGAGACTCTGGGCAGAAAAGCCCCAAGGGTCTTGCCTTGGACACCAGCTCCAAAtgctcccagcacacaccctgtgtcacacctggagcagcacctggcCTTGGCACCATAAACCTCAATCAACAGCTGGTCCCAGCCGCAGGACAAGCCTCTTTCACGCAAGAAGTTGGTCCAAGTGTTGTCCCTTAGTGCCCCACTGTACCCCAGGGCCAGCCCCCGCTCAGCCCCTTGGGGACACGGCCAGTGTGTCCCCATGGGAACAAAGCCATGGCTTTCAGCTCCACTCCTCCCTTGCAGGTGAGAAGCTGCTCCGGCACAAGTGTGGGAACCAGAAGAGCTGCCCCCAGGATTATTTTGCCTTCAAGATCATCAGCGGTGCTGCAAATGTGGTGGGACCCTCGATGTGCTTTGAAGACTTGAT CCTCATGAGCAACGTGAAAAACAACATTGGCAGAGGCCTGAACATTGCACTGGTAAATG GAACAAATGGGGAGCTCCTGAAAACCGATGCCTTCGACATGTACTCTGGAG ACATTACCAAGCTGCAGACCTTCCTCCAAGAGATCAAGCATGGCACCCTTGTGCTGGTAGCAAGCTATGATGATCCTGCCACAAA GATGAATGACAAAGTACGGGCACACTTCAcggagctgggcagcagcgtggtgGGCAAGCTGGGCTTCCGAGACAACTGGGTCTTCCTGGGAGCAAAAGGGCTGATGAGCAAGAGCCCCTTTGAAAAG cacatcAAAAATGATAAAGAGACAAATAAATACGACGGCTGGCCTGAGCTGTTGGAGATGGAGGGCTGTGCCCCCAGGAAGATGGACTAG
- the FAM107A gene encoding actin-associated protein FAM107A isoform X1, producing MGASHGKKKEYSLQSKGPGGSKKPGSGSSASMYTEIQRERPDGGNILTHPDYIDGNPDLIKPKKLLNPVKASKSHQELHRELLMNHKRGLGVEKKPELQRVLEHRRRDLLIKQKKEEEEAKKLQSPFEKELLKRHQRLDQLEKEQEKQEDHAPEFIKVKENLRRTSTVTGDEKAA from the exons ATGGGCGCGTCTCACGGCAAAAAG aaagaaTATTCCCTTCAGTCCAAGGGTCCAGGTGGAAGCAAGAAGCCAGGCAGTGGCAGTTCAG catCGATGTACACGGAAATACAGCGGGAGCGGCCAGATGGTGGGAATATCCTGACTCACCCAGACTACATAGATGGAAACCCAGACCTCATCAAACCTAAAAAGCTCCTAAATCCTGTAAAAGCCTCGAAGAGCCATcaagagctgcacagggagctgctgatgAACCACAAAAG AGGTTTGGGCGTGGAGAaaaagccagagctgcagcGAGTGCTTGAGCACCGACGGCGAGACCTGCTCATCAaacagaagaaggaagaggaagaggcaAAGAAATTGCAGTCTCCTTTTGAGAAAGAGCTATTAAAGAGGCACCAGAGGCTGGATCAG ctggagaaagagcaggaaaagcaggaagacCATGCACCAGAATTCATTAAAGTCAAGGAAAACCTGAGAAGAACATCAACGGTGACGGGGGACGAGAAAGCAGCATAG
- the FAM107A gene encoding actin-associated protein FAM107A isoform X2: MSWGTGQHLPPGLPRASLRKSASMYTEIQRERPDGGNILTHPDYIDGNPDLIKPKKLLNPVKASKSHQELHRELLMNHKRGLGVEKKPELQRVLEHRRRDLLIKQKKEEEEAKKLQSPFEKELLKRHQRLDQLEKEQEKQEDHAPEFIKVKENLRRTSTVTGDEKAA, translated from the exons atgtcgtggggcacagggcagcacctgcCCCCCGGGCTCCCCAGGGCCTCGCTGCGGAAATCAG catCGATGTACACGGAAATACAGCGGGAGCGGCCAGATGGTGGGAATATCCTGACTCACCCAGACTACATAGATGGAAACCCAGACCTCATCAAACCTAAAAAGCTCCTAAATCCTGTAAAAGCCTCGAAGAGCCATcaagagctgcacagggagctgctgatgAACCACAAAAG AGGTTTGGGCGTGGAGAaaaagccagagctgcagcGAGTGCTTGAGCACCGACGGCGAGACCTGCTCATCAaacagaagaaggaagaggaagaggcaAAGAAATTGCAGTCTCCTTTTGAGAAAGAGCTATTAAAGAGGCACCAGAGGCTGGATCAG ctggagaaagagcaggaaaagcaggaagacCATGCACCAGAATTCATTAAAGTCAAGGAAAACCTGAGAAGAACATCAACGGTGACGGGGGACGAGAAAGCAGCATAG